A stretch of Blastocatellia bacterium DNA encodes these proteins:
- the der gene encoding ribosome biogenesis GTPase Der, translating into MAEVNQEMTAGRPSVPSVVIVGRPNVGKSTFFNRVIGSRRAIVGDEPGITRDRLTGRVLWRGRHFEMVDTGGLLPDDETLMVQSIFRQAQAAIETAHLLLFMVDVREGLTPLDEELARRLRRTNKPVFVIVNKADTRSLQLRAEEFRRLGFEDVFAVSAEHGSGIGDVLDAVVRAVGAPLSQEQRGEEIALAVVGKPNVGKSSLVNRLLGSERVIVSPHPGTTRDAVDSEMEFEGTRFRVIDTAGIRRKSRVSQRTERVAVLMAQRHIERADVALLMIDATEGPTALDATIGAFAHKAGTSILIAVNKWDLVEKDHTTASRVESEIRSRLRFLHYAPILFISAVTGKGIPRLLELAKKAAEARHLRIPTSELNQFFQEVLSEPAGVPSRRMIRYITQVATGPPTFVVFLGSSREKLQASEQRFIENRLRERYEFFATPIRIKQRFRS; encoded by the coding sequence ATGGCAGAGGTCAACCAAGAGATGACGGCTGGCCGGCCCTCGGTGCCAAGCGTGGTGATCGTCGGTCGCCCCAACGTGGGAAAGTCCACGTTCTTCAATCGTGTGATCGGCAGCCGGCGAGCCATCGTTGGGGACGAACCGGGCATCACACGGGACCGGCTGACGGGGCGAGTCCTCTGGCGCGGGCGTCACTTCGAGATGGTAGACACCGGGGGGCTCCTCCCCGACGATGAGACGCTCATGGTCCAGAGCATTTTTCGTCAGGCTCAGGCGGCTATTGAGACGGCTCACCTCCTCCTTTTCATGGTTGATGTGCGCGAGGGTCTGACGCCACTCGATGAGGAATTAGCGCGTCGTCTCCGTCGGACGAATAAGCCTGTGTTCGTCATCGTCAATAAAGCGGATACTCGCTCGCTTCAACTGCGGGCCGAAGAATTCCGTCGCCTGGGATTTGAGGATGTTTTTGCCGTCTCAGCCGAGCACGGGAGCGGAATCGGGGATGTCCTCGATGCTGTCGTTCGTGCTGTGGGCGCTCCTTTGTCGCAGGAGCAACGCGGTGAAGAGATCGCGCTAGCCGTTGTCGGGAAACCCAATGTCGGGAAATCCTCGCTGGTGAACCGGTTGCTGGGGAGTGAGCGCGTCATCGTCTCGCCGCATCCGGGGACAACCCGCGATGCGGTAGACTCGGAGATGGAGTTCGAGGGGACACGATTTCGCGTAATTGATACAGCAGGCATCCGCCGGAAATCCCGCGTTAGCCAACGGACCGAACGGGTGGCCGTCTTGATGGCTCAACGCCACATCGAGCGCGCTGATGTGGCTCTGCTGATGATTGATGCCACGGAAGGTCCCACGGCCCTCGACGCAACCATTGGCGCTTTTGCTCACAAAGCAGGAACTTCGATCCTCATTGCGGTGAACAAATGGGATCTGGTAGAGAAGGACCACACGACCGCGTCTCGTGTCGAAAGTGAGATTCGCTCCCGCCTCCGATTTCTCCATTACGCGCCAATTCTTTTCATCTCGGCGGTGACCGGGAAGGGGATTCCCAGGCTCCTGGAACTGGCGAAGAAGGCAGCCGAGGCACGCCATCTCCGCATTCCCACAAGCGAGCTGAACCAGTTCTTCCAGGAGGTTCTGTCCGAACCAGCGGGCGTGCCAAGTCGGCGGATGATCCGTTATATCACGCAGGTGGCCACTGGTCCTCCGACGTTCGTCGTCTTCCTCGGTTCCTCACGCGAGAAGCTCCAGGCGTCCGAGCAACGCTTCATTGAAAACCGTCTCCGCGAGCGCTACGAGTTTTTCGCCACGCCCATTCGCATCAAACAACGCTTCCGCTCGTAA
- a CDS encoding TonB-dependent receptor produces the protein MKRTLIGQTLCALIFSLAIVGSARAEVGSIQGTVVDPTGAVIPRAHVTLLNAKTGFRLETMTDATGSFRFFNVPYSTYIVHVTAEGFQEVDVDVDVHSSIPVALEVTLPASLGTIVEEVTADHTQGLEIDKTTTSTHLHTDLIARLPGAAPSRAIEYLVATVPGAIQSDNGRIFLRGSHIPLQYNIDGVPVTDNLTSVFASSLDARNLRTVEVITGNVPAEYGNRTAGVVNITTLSGLDIPFSGSFTASGGSFSTGELAASLGGHAKKLGFYTGLSTTRTDRYLDSVSPENLNNRGGTAKGLFKVDYALGPNDLLRFTVSVGGSDFHVTNLPFQQQAGQDQRIELRDNSQSLGWQHTVTPATLFALSLSRRYSESTLRSNLNATPVYATQFRTLETQGLKASLAHERGGHSFKVGVEVTRFPLSESFRFAVTDPSAFPPLEDDHPNPATAFTLDRPFQFADRKSGREVSAFVQDRFRPLKNLTVEAGLRYDAYRLLVSADEFSPRVGLAYYLSRTQTVLRASYNRFFTPPARENLLLTSSAQAAALSPLALEGEEGTKPVLPETQHAFEVGLQQQLTRFARLDLAYFSRFIRNMSDADQFLNSGIIFPIAISKGRATGIEARLELANMKGFTGFISYANSYTRATTPIVGGLFLGEAVESLEHPGRTFPNDHDQRNTGAFRLNYAHRSGWWVAFGGRYDSGTPVELEPGTTRQEFEERGPLYGFSPRLLDEVNFQRLRVRPRTVLDFSTGIDLLREKRTAVSFQFDVLNLTDEFYLYTFESAFSGTRVGTPRTFAGRIVLKFK, from the coding sequence ATGAAAAGGACACTCATCGGACAAACGCTTTGTGCTCTCATTTTCAGTCTGGCCATTGTGGGGTCTGCCCGCGCTGAAGTGGGATCCATCCAGGGAACAGTCGTTGATCCCACCGGGGCTGTTATTCCTCGAGCCCACGTGACGCTACTCAATGCTAAGACTGGCTTTCGCCTGGAGACGATGACCGATGCTACCGGCTCTTTTCGCTTCTTCAACGTGCCTTACAGCACCTACATTGTGCACGTCACCGCCGAGGGGTTTCAGGAGGTGGACGTGGACGTGGATGTTCATTCGAGCATTCCCGTCGCCCTTGAAGTGACCCTTCCGGCCAGCCTCGGGACGATTGTCGAGGAAGTGACCGCAGATCACACGCAAGGTTTGGAGATCGATAAGACGACGACATCCACGCACCTGCACACGGATTTAATCGCCCGGCTCCCGGGGGCGGCGCCGAGTCGCGCCATCGAATATCTCGTGGCAACGGTTCCGGGAGCAATTCAGAGCGACAATGGGCGCATCTTTCTGAGGGGCTCGCATATTCCTTTGCAGTACAACATTGACGGTGTGCCTGTCACCGACAATTTGACGAGCGTTTTCGCCTCCAGCCTTGATGCCCGCAATTTGCGCACGGTCGAAGTGATCACCGGGAATGTGCCTGCTGAGTACGGCAATCGCACGGCCGGTGTGGTGAATATCACGACCCTTTCGGGGTTGGACATTCCGTTCTCCGGGAGCTTCACGGCATCGGGTGGAAGCTTCTCCACGGGGGAACTGGCCGCCTCGCTCGGAGGCCATGCGAAAAAACTAGGATTTTACACCGGCCTCTCAACCACCCGGACCGATCGGTATCTCGATTCGGTCTCGCCAGAGAATCTGAACAACCGGGGAGGCACAGCCAAGGGGTTGTTCAAGGTGGATTATGCTTTGGGACCAAACGATCTCCTGCGCTTCACCGTATCGGTGGGGGGAAGCGATTTTCACGTCACCAATCTCCCCTTCCAGCAACAGGCCGGTCAGGATCAGCGAATCGAACTCCGCGACAATTCTCAATCACTCGGATGGCAGCACACGGTGACTCCGGCGACGTTGTTCGCCCTGTCGCTTTCGCGACGGTACTCGGAATCCACGCTCCGATCGAACCTGAATGCGACGCCGGTCTATGCGACGCAATTTCGCACGCTGGAGACACAGGGCCTCAAAGCTTCCCTCGCCCACGAGCGGGGTGGCCATTCGTTTAAAGTCGGCGTAGAGGTCACGCGGTTCCCCTTATCGGAGAGCTTTCGATTTGCTGTGACCGATCCCTCCGCCTTTCCACCGCTGGAGGACGATCACCCGAATCCGGCGACGGCCTTCACCCTGGACCGCCCGTTTCAATTTGCTGATCGGAAGTCGGGACGCGAAGTATCGGCTTTCGTCCAGGATCGGTTTCGTCCGTTGAAAAACCTGACGGTGGAGGCCGGGCTTCGTTATGACGCCTATCGGTTGCTTGTGTCAGCGGATGAGTTCAGTCCCCGGGTGGGTCTTGCCTACTATCTGAGCCGCACGCAAACGGTATTACGCGCCTCATACAACCGCTTCTTTACACCGCCGGCTCGCGAGAACCTGTTGCTGACCAGTTCAGCTCAGGCAGCGGCCCTGAGCCCGCTTGCCCTCGAAGGAGAGGAAGGCACCAAACCGGTCTTGCCGGAGACGCAGCACGCCTTCGAGGTGGGCCTGCAACAGCAGCTCACTCGCTTCGCTCGACTCGATCTGGCCTATTTCTCCCGATTCATCCGCAACATGAGCGATGCCGACCAGTTTCTCAATAGCGGGATCATCTTCCCCATCGCCATCTCCAAAGGCCGCGCCACCGGCATCGAAGCGCGGCTGGAGCTGGCGAATATGAAAGGGTTCACCGGGTTCATCAGCTATGCCAATTCCTACACGCGGGCGACCACCCCGATCGTCGGAGGCCTTTTTTTGGGCGAGGCGGTGGAATCGCTCGAACATCCCGGACGGACCTTCCCCAACGATCATGATCAGCGCAACACGGGGGCGTTTCGTCTGAATTATGCGCATCGGTCCGGCTGGTGGGTCGCCTTTGGAGGACGTTATGATAGCGGCACACCGGTGGAGCTGGAACCCGGAACGACCCGCCAGGAGTTCGAAGAACGCGGTCCGCTTTATGGATTCTCACCGCGTCTTCTCGATGAGGTGAATTTCCAGCGCCTGCGTGTTCGCCCGCGAACGGTGCTTGACTTTTCCACCGGCATTGACCTCTTGCGGGAGAAGCGCACGGCGGTGAGTTTTCAGTTCGACGTCCTCAATCTGACGGACGAGTTTTACCTCTACACCTTCGAGAGCGCGTTCTCCGGCACGCGGGTGGGAACTCCCCGAACCTTCGCCGGACGAATAGTGCTGAAGTTCAAGTGA